A genomic window from Cotesia glomerata isolate CgM1 linkage group LG7, MPM_Cglom_v2.3, whole genome shotgun sequence includes:
- the LOC123268543 gene encoding uncharacterized protein LOC123268543 has translation MTILESCWSPIIWTNNIKAGSKAIAFYTAAMSIILITLIIYQMFGGDSTQLYNPLFEADSRLSLQVVGSLFIAFFVLLIIFARFIVIGINHRVRGWLLPWLVAWFIFCAFQLVFGLWLLGGYYIYLQVVLPTLINWLWMGYNFYCWLCVLSVYKLFQQIQSPNIELLWP, from the exons ATGACCATTTTGGAATCATGTTGGTCTCCAATTATTTggacaaataatattaaagcaGGGAGTAAAGCAATTGCTTTTTACACTGCG gcaATGAGTATTATATTGATAacactaattatttatcaaatgttCGGAGGAGATTCTACTCAACTTTACAATCCGCTTTTTGAAGCCGATTCCAGACttt cCCTGCAAGTTGTAGGATCATTATTCATTGCTTTCTTCGTtttgttgattatttttgcAAGATTTATTGTGATTGGTATTAATCACCGCGTGAGAGGATGGTTATTACCTTGGCTCGTTGCCTGGTTTATTTTCTGTGCCTTTCAATTAGTATTTGGACTATGGTTATTAGGAggatattatatttat CTTCAAGTTGTTTTGCCGACACTGATCAATTGGCTTTGGATGGGATATAAC ttttacTGTTGGCTATGTGTCCTATCGGTTTACAAACTCTTCCAGCAGATACAGTCACCCAATATTGAATTACTGTGGCCGTAA